From a region of the Prosthecobacter sp. SYSU 5D2 genome:
- a CDS encoding anaerobic sulfatase-maturation protein: protein MHSTSPATTNFHVMAKPIGPICNLDCTYCYYLEKETYFPKGENFRMSPAVLEAYIRQYIESQKTAEVTFAWQGGEPTLLGVDYFKRVVDLQCKYAGGRKINNTLQTNGTLLTDEWCEFFQKHQFLIGLSIDGPREFHDAHRKDKGQKPTFDRVMRGLELLKAHKVEFNTLTVVSHTNAGHALEVYDFLRESGSGYIQFIPLIERLPTPGSAAGLDYAEPPEPGQPESAVTEWSVGPEQYGDFLITIFDAWVSRDVGKVFVQMFDVSLGIWAGFGPGLCLFLPDCGEALAVEHNGDIFSCDHFVYPKYKLGNVMNESLATMVNSVQQRNFGGNKSERLPKYCRECEVRFACHGECPKHRFLTTPDGEPGLNYLCGGYKKFFRHVDPYMRRMTALLGQRRSPAGIMQMLPLKEKEAGFQDRT from the coding sequence ATGCATTCCACGTCTCCAGCCACTACCAATTTTCATGTGATGGCCAAGCCCATCGGGCCGATCTGCAACCTTGATTGCACTTATTGTTATTACCTGGAAAAAGAGACCTATTTCCCCAAGGGCGAGAACTTTAGGATGTCGCCGGCTGTGCTGGAAGCCTACATCCGGCAGTACATTGAATCGCAAAAAACTGCTGAGGTCACCTTTGCCTGGCAGGGGGGAGAACCCACCCTGCTCGGGGTGGACTACTTCAAACGCGTGGTGGACCTGCAGTGCAAATATGCCGGCGGCCGCAAGATCAACAACACCCTGCAGACCAATGGCACCCTGCTGACCGATGAGTGGTGTGAGTTCTTCCAGAAGCATCAGTTTCTGATCGGACTGAGCATAGACGGTCCGCGCGAATTTCACGATGCGCACCGCAAAGACAAAGGCCAGAAGCCGACCTTCGACCGGGTGATGCGCGGCCTCGAACTGCTAAAGGCTCACAAGGTGGAGTTTAATACATTGACGGTTGTGAGCCACACCAATGCCGGGCATGCGCTGGAGGTGTATGATTTTCTGCGCGAATCCGGTTCTGGTTACATCCAGTTCATCCCGCTTATTGAGCGGCTGCCGACTCCAGGATCGGCTGCAGGACTGGACTATGCGGAACCTCCTGAACCGGGCCAGCCGGAATCGGCTGTCACGGAGTGGAGCGTGGGTCCCGAGCAATACGGGGATTTCCTCATCACGATTTTTGATGCCTGGGTGAGCCGGGATGTGGGCAAGGTTTTCGTCCAGATGTTTGATGTTTCTCTTGGCATCTGGGCCGGGTTTGGCCCTGGGCTGTGCCTGTTTTTACCGGATTGTGGGGAGGCGCTGGCCGTGGAGCACAATGGGGATATTTTTTCCTGTGACCACTTTGTTTATCCGAAATACAAGCTTGGCAACGTGATGAATGAATCCCTGGCCACCATGGTCAACTCGGTTCAGCAGCGGAACTTTGGTGGTAACAAATCGGAGCGTCTGCCCAAATATTGCCGGGAATGCGAAGTGCGTTTTGCCTGTCATGGAGAGTGCCCTAAACACCGGTTCCTTACCACACCGGATGGAGAACCGGGGCTGAATTATCTATGCGGTGGGTACAAAAAGTTTTTCCGCCATGTAGATCCCTATATGCGCCGCATGACTGCTCTCCTGGGGCAGCGCCGCTCGCCCGCAGGCATCATGCAAATGCTGCCCTTAAAGGAGAAAGAAGCCGGATTTCAAGATCGCACTTAA
- a CDS encoding polymer-forming cytoskeletal protein produces the protein MPDPWADAKPAAKPEPPVSRPAPKPAASALQPISDPIAAELAQPVSEEEAEEGGFGVFLKQQGKTPPAGAPASPSEPAPPAQEAAPDPESEAVSSGDTAAEPEDSEREAPPVAAPSYRRSRPAPYQANAAEAAAGTEKRAQSNSPPPTAAPAPMSASTLQKMKSEGMYRNQYFKDADCFECDHSFKVSRSTRSTQCPNCGATIALEDVEVNMPSGDSIKTRGDVLIRKRGQVSAESIICKDLRCQGILEANVKASGDAIFRANGNMIGQVHCRRLIIEKGCDVVFINEVYAEEVEIHARITGTIISSGSFLIGPNGCVNGDITARSVSIEPGGELNGGMNIVRK, from the coding sequence ATGCCGGATCCCTGGGCGGATGCCAAACCGGCAGCCAAGCCTGAGCCGCCTGTCTCCAGGCCAGCCCCAAAACCGGCTGCCTCGGCTCTCCAGCCCATTTCGGATCCCATTGCGGCTGAGCTTGCCCAGCCTGTCTCGGAGGAGGAAGCGGAAGAGGGAGGATTTGGCGTCTTTCTCAAACAGCAGGGCAAAACCCCGCCGGCTGGCGCACCTGCATCCCCGTCTGAACCGGCCCCACCCGCCCAAGAGGCTGCACCAGATCCTGAATCCGAGGCTGTTTCCAGTGGCGACACGGCGGCTGAACCCGAGGATTCAGAACGGGAAGCGCCTCCGGTCGCGGCTCCATCCTACCGCCGCTCACGGCCTGCTCCGTACCAGGCGAACGCTGCGGAGGCAGCTGCGGGAACTGAAAAACGCGCCCAATCCAACTCCCCGCCGCCGACCGCTGCCCCGGCCCCCATGAGCGCCAGCACGCTTCAGAAGATGAAGAGTGAGGGGATGTACCGGAACCAGTATTTCAAGGATGCCGACTGCTTCGAGTGCGATCACTCGTTCAAAGTCAGCCGTTCCACCCGCTCCACCCAGTGCCCGAACTGCGGAGCCACCATTGCGCTGGAGGATGTGGAGGTGAACATGCCCTCCGGGGATTCCATCAAGACCCGTGGGGATGTGCTTATCCGCAAGCGCGGCCAAGTTTCGGCTGAAAGCATCATCTGCAAAGATCTGCGCTGCCAGGGCATCCTGGAGGCGAATGTCAAAGCCAGCGGTGATGCCATCTTCCGCGCCAATGGCAACATGATCGGCCAGGTGCATTGCCGCCGCCTCATCATCGAAAAAGGCTGCGATGTCGTGTTTATTAACGAGGTCTATGCGGAGGAGGTGGAGATCCATGCCCGTATCACCGGCACGATCATTTCCAGCGGGTCGTTTCTCATTGGCCCCAACGGATGCGTGAATGGAGACATCACTGCACGATCCGTATCCATCGAACCGGGCGGGGAACTGAATGGCGGCATGAACATTGTCCGGAAGTAG
- a CDS encoding polymer-forming cytoskeletal protein, which produces MTSSKNVLSNDVEIKGSIKFSHDLIIDGKIEGEVSSDGSLTVGENALIKGEIKTRSVIIFGKVEGNITVVERCELKSNAILVGDIEAGTLSIEEGATFMGASKVGRKPEPSKPAPLGGGRPAQP; this is translated from the coding sequence ATGACTTCCAGCAAAAACGTTCTTTCGAACGACGTCGAAATCAAAGGTTCCATCAAATTTTCCCACGACCTCATCATTGATGGGAAAATCGAAGGGGAAGTCTCCTCCGACGGCAGCCTGACTGTGGGCGAAAACGCTCTCATCAAGGGCGAAATCAAGACCCGTTCCGTCATCATCTTCGGCAAGGTCGAAGGTAATATTACCGTCGTGGAGCGCTGCGAGCTGAAGAGCAATGCCATCCTGGTCGGTGACATCGAAGCCGGCACACTTTCCATCGAAGAAGGCGCAACGTTCATGGGGGCCTCCAAAGTGGGCCGCAAACCTGAGCCATCCAAGCCAGCCCCTCTGGGGGGCGGTCGTCCTGCACAACCCTAA
- a CDS encoding DUF1501 domain-containing protein — MHPVEHQILQTRREFLTTSANGIGALALGAMLTQEGLITPATAGITPGMDPLAPRAPHFPARAKNCIFIFMEGAPSQMDLFDPKPKLNELHGQPLPESMTKNVRFAFIKKETARLMGSPRKFARHGQSGMDFSDLLPHMAKTADDWLMIRSLHTDQFNHHPGQLVLHTGRAQFGLPTVGSWLNYGLGSSSSNLPGYVVLSAGRGTSGGASLWQSGFLPSSYAGVLFRNQGEPVLNLKNPPGLPMTLQRRGLDTLMELNQSRFDQFRDPEIASRIAAYELAFRMQSAAPELIDLKDEDPKTLEMYGVNREDPPIKAQRAGGPGQYKAFATNCLLARRMVERGVRFVSIMHASWDHHSNLDNELSYNAGMADQPIASLLKDLKQRGLLEDTMIVWGSEFGRTPLGENRNGRSDVSGRDHHPFAFTMLMAGGGIKGGQIYGETDEIGWSIVRDPVDMHDFHATLLNQFGFDHLRLTHRFQGRDFRLTDVAGRVIKEWIT, encoded by the coding sequence ATGCATCCAGTCGAGCATCAGATCCTGCAAACTCGCCGTGAGTTTCTCACCACTTCCGCCAATGGCATTGGGGCGCTGGCGCTGGGAGCAATGCTGACACAGGAGGGGCTCATCACTCCCGCGACGGCTGGCATCACGCCAGGCATGGATCCGCTGGCACCACGTGCCCCCCACTTCCCGGCACGGGCCAAGAACTGCATCTTTATCTTCATGGAGGGTGCGCCCTCCCAGATGGACCTCTTTGATCCTAAACCGAAGCTCAACGAACTCCACGGCCAGCCGCTGCCGGAGAGCATGACCAAGAATGTCCGCTTTGCCTTCATCAAGAAGGAGACGGCAAGGCTCATGGGCAGCCCTCGCAAATTTGCCAGGCATGGACAGAGCGGCATGGATTTCAGCGACCTGCTTCCACACATGGCCAAGACAGCGGATGACTGGCTGATGATCCGCAGTCTGCACACGGACCAGTTTAACCACCATCCCGGCCAGCTTGTGCTGCACACAGGGCGGGCTCAGTTTGGCCTGCCCACGGTCGGCTCCTGGCTCAACTATGGCCTGGGCAGCAGCAGCAGCAACCTGCCAGGGTATGTGGTGCTCAGCGCAGGCCGCGGGACCAGCGGCGGGGCTTCCCTGTGGCAGAGCGGTTTCCTGCCCAGTTCTTATGCCGGGGTCCTTTTCCGCAACCAGGGAGAGCCGGTGCTGAATCTGAAAAATCCACCGGGCCTGCCGATGACTTTGCAGCGCCGGGGACTCGATACACTGATGGAGCTGAACCAGAGCCGCTTTGACCAGTTTCGCGATCCCGAGATCGCCAGCCGCATCGCGGCCTATGAACTGGCCTTCCGCATGCAGTCCGCCGCGCCCGAGCTAATTGACCTCAAAGATGAGGACCCGAAGACGCTGGAGATGTATGGCGTGAACCGCGAAGACCCGCCCATCAAGGCCCAGCGCGCGGGAGGTCCGGGGCAGTACAAAGCCTTTGCCACCAACTGCCTGCTCGCACGCCGGATGGTGGAGAGAGGTGTGCGTTTTGTCAGCATCATGCATGCAAGCTGGGACCACCACTCCAATCTGGATAACGAACTTTCGTACAATGCCGGCATGGCGGACCAGCCCATTGCCTCGCTGCTGAAGGACCTGAAACAGCGGGGCCTGCTGGAGGATACGATGATTGTCTGGGGCAGCGAGTTCGGGCGCACCCCCCTCGGGGAAAACCGCAATGGCCGCAGTGACGTCTCCGGGCGTGACCATCACCCCTTTGCCTTCACCATGCTGATGGCCGGCGGCGGCATTAAAGGCGGCCAGATCTATGGCGAAACGGACGAAATCGGCTGGAGCATCGTGCGCGACCCGGTGGACATGCACGACTTCCACGCCACGCTGCTCAACCAGTTCGGCTTTGACCATCTCCGCCTCACCCACCGATTCCAGGGCCGGGACTTCCGCCTCACCGATGTGGCCGGGCGGGTGATCAAGGAATGGATCACCTAA
- a CDS encoding histidine phosphatase family protein — protein sequence MKTKLHHPTRLYLIRHGEVEERYHNVFGGSRIDMGLSPLGRQHGEAVARWLANVPLDAIYASPMLRVQQTLAPLAAVRQLDPILIPSLREVDFGDWTGYRWEGVQEHFGVSAFDWLEIIGSVGIPNGETATELADRVEPALLKILQDNPHRQVAVFCHGGIIRVILALMLGQPLKHMAHFNIQYGSISVVEVQPEKKHAFEIELLNFCPPFPTVPDAPLIKDD from the coding sequence TTGAAAACGAAGCTGCATCATCCCACCCGGCTCTATCTCATCCGTCATGGAGAGGTGGAGGAGCGTTATCACAATGTCTTTGGCGGCAGCCGCATTGACATGGGTCTTTCTCCCTTGGGGCGGCAGCATGGTGAAGCCGTGGCACGCTGGCTGGCCAATGTCCCCCTGGATGCGATCTATGCCAGCCCCATGCTGCGCGTGCAGCAGACTCTTGCTCCATTGGCAGCGGTACGGCAGCTTGATCCCATCCTTATCCCGAGCCTGCGGGAGGTGGACTTTGGCGACTGGACAGGCTATCGCTGGGAGGGGGTGCAGGAGCACTTTGGCGTGAGCGCCTTTGACTGGCTGGAGATTATCGGCAGTGTCGGCATACCCAATGGCGAGACGGCCACGGAGCTGGCTGACCGGGTGGAGCCTGCCTTATTAAAAATCCTTCAGGACAATCCGCACCGCCAGGTGGCGGTGTTCTGCCACGGCGGCATCATCCGGGTGATCCTGGCGCTCATGCTCGGGCAGCCTTTGAAGCACATGGCGCACTTCAATATTCAATACGGCAGCATCAGTGTCGTGGAGGTGCAGCCTGAAAAGAAGCATGCCTTTGAGATCGAGCTGCTGAACTTCTGCCCGCCGTTTCCGACGGTGCCGGATGCGCCACTCATCAAGGATGACTGA
- a CDS encoding endonuclease/exonuclease/phosphatase family protein, with the protein MIPSLMNPQRPFLSASLRISGLVDILFLMALIGIWLGLLGHWHWLLDLFSHFRWQYGGICLLGIGWCLVMKRARWVLAICFASLLMNGTELYRTRGDPAFAKAEGGRLRVISLNVEVGNSNKKRVLDYLQSTRADVIFLVETNMAWAQALEPLKATHPHHHVHLQSDNFGVAVYSRVHLLEPQVLTTSETATPTLYARLIHEGREMVLLGVHPVPPIGSEWAASRDAQLQKLGEYVSALDLPVLLMGDLNATPWSHGMTLLQRPSGLDYRSPAASSLPTWQARNLFALPIDHALCTPPLVIPGRRIGPEVGSDHRPQELEVGWQP; encoded by the coding sequence TTGATTCCTTCATTGATGAACCCCCAGCGGCCCTTCCTTTCTGCCAGCCTGCGGATCAGCGGACTGGTGGACATTCTGTTTTTGATGGCACTTATCGGCATCTGGCTGGGCTTGCTGGGGCATTGGCATTGGCTGTTGGACCTGTTCAGCCACTTCCGCTGGCAGTATGGGGGCATCTGCCTGCTGGGCATCGGGTGGTGCCTGGTCATGAAGCGGGCCCGCTGGGTGCTGGCCATATGCTTCGCTTCATTGCTGATGAACGGGACGGAACTGTATCGCACACGGGGTGATCCCGCTTTCGCGAAAGCTGAAGGCGGGCGGCTGAGGGTGATCAGCCTGAATGTGGAAGTTGGCAATTCTAACAAAAAGCGTGTTTTAGATTATCTGCAGTCCACGCGGGCCGATGTCATCTTTCTGGTAGAGACGAACATGGCCTGGGCACAGGCTTTGGAGCCGCTGAAGGCCACGCACCCCCATCATCACGTGCATCTTCAGTCGGACAATTTTGGCGTAGCCGTTTACAGCCGGGTGCATTTGCTGGAGCCGCAGGTTCTTACCACTTCTGAAACCGCCACCCCCACCCTGTATGCCCGGCTGATCCATGAAGGGCGGGAGATGGTCCTTTTGGGGGTGCATCCGGTGCCTCCCATCGGATCTGAATGGGCAGCCAGCAGGGATGCACAACTTCAGAAATTGGGGGAATATGTTTCAGCTTTGGACTTGCCCGTCTTGCTGATGGGGGATTTGAATGCCACGCCCTGGTCTCATGGCATGACGCTTTTACAGCGGCCATCCGGCCTGGATTATCGCTCACCCGCCGCTTCCAGCCTGCCGACCTGGCAGGCGCGGAATCTTTTTGCTTTACCCATTGATCACGCACTGTGCACTCCACCTCTTGTCATTCCTGGCAGGCGTATTGGTCCAGAGGTGGGGTCAGATCACCGGCCACAGGAGCTGGAAGTGGGGTGGCAGCCATGA
- a CDS encoding cysteine peptidase family C39 domain-containing protein, which produces MILAVPGASFAAYYAHLVEVPGWYYEFRSWRGTEGLLMLIGVAGGLVAADLGAVFRMLALLGVAAFVSVPFVKPFLGPFPDGALRDLWSGDVCLQSTYSTCGAAAAASLLRKHGLAATEAEIAKEAYSYQGGTEVWYLARAVRRRGLKATMHVSDGMPDFLHDMSRPFTPCIVGVKFGGTGHFIALLSRDGDQFHVGDPLRGSEKVDGNALRDRYRYSGFWMEVGP; this is translated from the coding sequence ATGATCCTGGCGGTGCCGGGGGCGAGTTTTGCGGCTTACTATGCGCATCTGGTGGAAGTGCCGGGGTGGTATTATGAATTCCGCTCCTGGCGGGGTACGGAAGGGTTGCTCATGTTGATCGGCGTGGCAGGCGGACTCGTCGCAGCGGACCTGGGGGCAGTGTTCCGGATGCTGGCGCTGCTGGGAGTGGCGGCTTTCGTATCCGTACCGTTTGTGAAGCCTTTCCTGGGACCCTTTCCCGACGGTGCGCTGCGCGACCTTTGGAGCGGGGACGTGTGCCTGCAAAGCACCTATTCCACCTGCGGCGCGGCAGCGGCTGCGAGCCTGCTGCGCAAGCATGGCCTGGCGGCAACGGAGGCGGAAATCGCCAAAGAAGCCTATTCCTATCAGGGCGGCACGGAGGTGTGGTACCTGGCCCGCGCCGTGAGGCGGCGTGGCCTGAAAGCGACGATGCATGTGAGCGATGGAATGCCTGATTTCCTTCACGATATGTCCCGGCCCTTCACGCCATGCATTGTAGGCGTGAAGTTTGGCGGTACAGGACATTTCATTGCCCTTCTGAGCCGGGATGGAGATCAGTTTCATGTCGGTGATCCGCTGCGTGGGAGCGAGAAAGTGGATGGGAATGCGCTGAGGGATCGTTACCGGTATAGCGGCTTTTGGATGGAGGTTGGACCATAA
- a CDS encoding Tex family protein encodes MSAATELKINIAHVERVAKELGLRAIQVGATAQLFADGATVPFIARYRKEATGSMDEVQIQNVKDRMDQLVALDDRRAAIVKSLEERNLMTDVLRAKIDKAETMNSLEDIFAPFRPKRRTRATIAKEKGLEPLADFIEANLFTHGVDLDGEAAKFVNPDAETEELKVKDAAEALSGARDIIAERISDHADARAALRKLFSEQSTVVSKVMYGKEKEEDAQKFRDYFDWSEPLKSIPSHRMLAIRRGEKEGFLLMRISPPEDAGTQILTNMFVKGANACSDQMKLACADSYKRLLSSSMETETRLESKKKADGEAVRVFADNLRELLLAAPLGQKRVLGIDPGFRTGCKVVVLDAQGQLLFNDVIYLLGEGNSLMQAKTLILNLVERYKIEAFAIGNGTASRETEAFINKIGVPKSIPVLMVNESGASIYSASEVAREEFPNHDITVRGAVSIARRLMDPLAELVKLDPKSIGVGQYQHDVDQNQLKGSLDNVVISAVNGVGVEVNTASKQLLSYVSGLNSTHAGNIVAFRNENGPFKTRKDLLKVPRLGDKAFEQAAGFLRIRGAINPLDASAVHPERYPLVEKMAADLGCTVADLMQKAELRQKLDLKKYVSEDVGLPTLQDIMNELAKPGRDPRKQFEIFNFAEGVNDMKDLTVGMKLPGIVTNVTAFGAFVDIGVHQDGLVHVSQLSDTFVRDAAEVVKVAQKVMVTVTEVDIQRKRIALSMKSKPDFEKKTGSGGPRPAGQGGGGQGGGNRSFSSGGGGGNRSSSGGGGGMGNPFGGGGGDWFTAASQKGKK; translated from the coding sequence ATGTCTGCTGCCACCGAACTCAAAATCAACATCGCCCACGTCGAACGCGTCGCCAAGGAACTGGGCCTGCGGGCCATTCAGGTAGGAGCCACGGCGCAGCTCTTCGCGGATGGGGCCACCGTGCCCTTCATCGCCCGGTATCGTAAAGAGGCCACAGGCTCCATGGATGAGGTGCAGATTCAAAATGTGAAGGATCGCATGGACCAGCTCGTGGCGCTGGATGACCGCCGGGCGGCCATCGTAAAGTCCCTGGAAGAGCGTAATCTGATGACGGATGTGCTGCGCGCCAAGATTGACAAAGCGGAGACCATGAACTCCCTGGAGGACATCTTTGCCCCCTTCCGCCCCAAGCGCCGCACCCGTGCCACCATTGCCAAGGAAAAGGGGCTGGAGCCGCTGGCGGATTTCATCGAAGCAAATCTTTTCACCCACGGCGTGGACCTGGACGGTGAGGCGGCCAAGTTTGTGAATCCGGATGCGGAAACCGAGGAACTGAAGGTCAAGGACGCCGCCGAGGCCCTCAGCGGTGCCCGCGACATCATCGCCGAGCGCATCAGCGACCACGCAGATGCCCGTGCCGCCCTGCGCAAGCTGTTCAGCGAACAGAGCACCGTCGTCTCCAAGGTCATGTATGGCAAAGAGAAGGAAGAAGATGCGCAGAAGTTCCGCGACTACTTCGACTGGTCCGAGCCGCTGAAATCCATCCCCTCCCACCGCATGCTGGCCATCCGCCGTGGGGAAAAAGAAGGCTTCTTGCTCATGCGCATCAGCCCCCCGGAAGATGCCGGCACGCAGATCCTGACCAACATGTTTGTGAAAGGGGCCAATGCCTGCTCCGACCAGATGAAGCTGGCCTGTGCCGACAGCTACAAGCGTCTGCTCAGCAGCAGCATGGAGACCGAAACCCGCCTGGAATCCAAAAAGAAGGCCGATGGTGAAGCCGTGCGTGTCTTTGCCGACAACTTGCGCGAGCTGCTGCTGGCGGCTCCTCTAGGCCAGAAGCGCGTCCTCGGCATTGACCCCGGCTTCCGCACCGGTTGCAAGGTCGTCGTCCTGGATGCCCAAGGCCAGCTCCTGTTCAATGATGTCATCTATTTGTTAGGCGAGGGCAACAGCCTCATGCAGGCCAAGACGCTTATCCTAAACCTGGTGGAGCGTTACAAAATCGAGGCCTTCGCCATCGGCAACGGCACCGCCAGCCGCGAAACGGAAGCGTTTATCAACAAGATCGGCGTGCCCAAGTCCATCCCCGTCCTCATGGTGAATGAAAGCGGTGCCTCCATTTACAGCGCCAGCGAAGTCGCCCGCGAGGAGTTTCCCAATCACGACATCACCGTGCGCGGCGCGGTGTCCATCGCCCGCCGTCTCATGGATCCGCTGGCCGAGCTGGTGAAGCTGGACCCCAAGTCCATCGGTGTGGGCCAGTATCAGCATGACGTGGATCAAAACCAGCTCAAAGGCAGCCTGGACAACGTCGTCATCAGCGCCGTGAACGGCGTCGGTGTAGAGGTGAATACCGCCAGCAAGCAGCTCCTCAGCTACGTCTCCGGCCTCAACAGCACCCATGCGGGAAACATCGTCGCCTTTCGCAATGAAAACGGCCCGTTCAAGACCCGTAAGGACCTCCTCAAGGTGCCCCGCCTCGGCGACAAAGCCTTCGAGCAGGCCGCCGGATTCCTCCGCATTCGCGGAGCCATCAATCCCCTCGATGCCAGTGCCGTCCACCCGGAGCGTTACCCCCTCGTGGAAAAGATGGCCGCCGATCTTGGCTGCACCGTCGCCGATCTCATGCAGAAGGCCGAGCTGCGCCAGAAGCTGGATTTGAAAAAGTATGTCAGCGAAGACGTCGGTCTGCCGACCCTCCAGGACATCATGAACGAGCTGGCCAAACCCGGCCGCGACCCCCGCAAGCAGTTTGAGATCTTCAACTTTGCCGAAGGGGTCAACGACATGAAGGACCTCACCGTCGGCATGAAGCTGCCCGGTATCGTCACCAACGTCACTGCCTTTGGTGCCTTCGTGGACATTGGCGTGCATCAGGACGGCCTTGTCCACGTCAGCCAGCTCAGTGATACTTTTGTACGCGATGCCGCCGAAGTCGTGAAGGTCGCCCAAAAGGTCATGGTTACCGTCACCGAAGTGGACATCCAGCGCAAGCGCATCGCCCTCAGCATGAAGTCCAAGCCCGACTTCGAGAAAAAGACCGGCTCCGGCGGTCCCCGTCCAGCCGGGCAGGGCGGTGGAGGCCAGGGCGGTGGCAACCGCAGCTTCAGCAGCGGTGGTGGAGGCGGGAATCGCAGCAGCTCTGGCGGAGGTGGCGGCATGGGCAATCCCTTCGGTGGCGGTGGTGGCGACTGGTTCACTGCTGCGAGCCAGAAGGGCAAAAAGTAA
- a CDS encoding pyridoxamine 5'-phosphate oxidase family protein, which produces MPQPAPINPADLPVLALATMKAAKFPVLATMNGDQPRVRPVSPVKTDGFIIYVANLRRYGKTAELAANPKAELCYTDDDHNQVRITATSEILTDRPLIEDIWNSNPLLRTYLRDINNPELIIYKFTPNRVRYMKEWALEYWEVQ; this is translated from the coding sequence ATGCCCCAGCCCGCCCCTATCAACCCTGCCGATCTCCCTGTTTTGGCCCTGGCCACCATGAAAGCCGCTAAATTCCCCGTCCTCGCGACCATGAATGGCGACCAGCCCCGTGTGCGCCCGGTCTCTCCTGTAAAAACCGACGGTTTCATCATCTATGTCGCCAATCTCCGCCGCTATGGCAAAACCGCCGAGCTCGCCGCCAACCCAAAGGCCGAGCTCTGCTACACCGACGACGACCACAATCAGGTCCGAATCACCGCCACGTCAGAAATTCTCACGGACCGTCCTTTAATCGAAGACATCTGGAACAGCAATCCCCTGCTCCGCACCTACCTCCGCGATATCAACAACCCGGAGCTCATCATTTACAAGTTCACTCCGAACCGGGTCCGATACATGAAGGAATGGGCATTGGAGTATTGGGAAGTGCAATGA